One stretch of Thermoproteota archaeon DNA includes these proteins:
- a CDS encoding ammonia monooxygenase, which yields MAQMPALIPKEVEIQRLKKIWLIVIAMGSTAASVEVDNFVDGSLHQTSIRDSAFTPAHWWLYSHFVALPLGWGSVAIYDRKVPILRGPNNSMNTGLKMTILGYLATMFTIGVNEMWHFWFVEEIFAVPNHWMFNMGVVVAFMGALAYVVRVYARLVELGAETPGENPYVAEMYKMALEGKLYSRSIP from the coding sequence ATGGCACAAATGCCCGCATTAATCCCAAAAGAAGTCGAAATCCAGAGACTAAAGAAAATCTGGCTTATCGTCATCGCTATGGGTTCTACTGCAGCATCTGTCGAAGTAGATAACTTCGTTGATGGATCTTTACATCAAACCTCTATTAGAGATAGTGCATTTACACCAGCACACTGGTGGCTATACTCCCACTTCGTGGCTCTACCACTTGGATGGGGTTCAGTTGCAATCTATGATAGAAAAGTACCAATTCTAAGAGGTCCAAATAACTCTATGAATACTGGTCTTAAGATGACCATTCTAGGTTACTTGGCAACCATGTTTACCATTGGAGTAAATGAGATGTGGCACTTTTGGTTTGTAGAAGAAATCTTTGCAGTACCAAACCATTGGATGTTTAACATGGGTGTAGTAGTCGCCTTTATGGGCGCACTTGCATACGTGGTCAGAGTCTATGCTAGACTTGTCGAACTCGGTGCAGAAACACCAGGTGAAAATCCATATGTTGCTGAAATGTACAAGATGGCCCTAGAAGGCAAACTGTACAGCAGATCAATCCCATAG
- a CDS encoding ammonia monooxygenase: MVDKKLIVVGLSVVLALGTVGFNWVESILPTAEAHGVQAQLQSRFVRIEDETFNRQSLQTGETLTVQGKLVSLVERDLRGWISIFSESTNAGNRWEILARDPPGNVFDMSGNSVTDYAISAKALEPGVYHVHTQLNVAQVGPGLGPGQTVVVEGEPIIKEIPYTNIAYQSIIIGVGYVITFATRPWQVI, from the coding sequence ATGGTCGATAAAAAACTAATTGTAGTCGGACTCAGCGTCGTTTTAGCACTGGGAACCGTTGGATTCAACTGGGTTGAATCTATCCTTCCAACAGCTGAAGCACACGGAGTTCAAGCACAACTGCAGAGTCGTTTCGTTAGAATTGAAGATGAAACCTTCAATCGACAATCTCTACAAACCGGAGAGACACTAACTGTACAAGGTAAGTTAGTCAGCCTCGTAGAAAGAGACCTTAGAGGATGGATTTCAATATTCTCTGAATCAACCAATGCTGGAAACAGATGGGAGATTCTAGCAAGAGATCCACCAGGTAACGTCTTTGATATGTCTGGCAACTCAGTTACAGATTATGCAATCTCCGCAAAAGCACTTGAGCCAGGTGTATACCATGTACACACTCAGCTTAACGTAGCTCAAGTAGGTCCAGGACTTGGTCCAGGACAAACAGTAGTAGTCGAGGGAGAACCAATCATCAAAGAAATTCCATACACCAACATTGCATATCAATCAATCATCATTGGTGTTGGATATGTAATCACATTCGCGACACGACCCTGGCAAGTTATCTAA
- a CDS encoding 30S ribosomal protein S15, with product MGRLHTHRHGRSHSIRPVTVRAPSWITQSSKEVEELVVKYAKEGLSPSQIGIKLRDQYSIPLTKPITQKSVTKILEENKMLPELPEDLNNIVNKAVGLQKHLKANKGDHRNVRSLELIEAKVHRLATYYKRIGRIPKNWKYKSVVAQLE from the coding sequence ATGGGACGACTACACACTCACAGACACGGAAGATCTCACTCTATCAGACCGGTAACTGTAAGAGCGCCATCTTGGATTACTCAGAGCTCAAAAGAGGTTGAAGAGTTAGTTGTCAAGTATGCAAAAGAAGGACTCTCCCCAAGTCAGATAGGCATTAAGCTTCGCGATCAGTATTCTATTCCATTAACAAAACCAATCACTCAAAAATCTGTAACAAAAATTCTGGAGGAAAACAAGATGCTTCCAGAACTTCCTGAAGACTTGAACAATATTGTTAACAAGGCAGTAGGATTACAAAAACACCTCAAAGCAAACAAAGGAGATCACAGAAACGTTAGATCATTAGAGTTAATCGAAGCCAAAGTTCACAGGCTGGCAACTTATTACAAAAGAATAGGTCGAATTCCCAAAAACTGGAAATATAAATCCGTGGTAGCTCAGTTAGAGTAA
- a CDS encoding single-stranded DNA exonuclease RecJ → MGKSLSESLSSFTDKISDCIKTNKSIVVTTHIDCDGLTSGSIITKALIRAGVKCTVRTSNEFSQNVISGMQKDSRDFHIVTDLGGGFADELDAALNDNWFVIDHHQISDEEMDNERVINAWKYGIDGGVEICAGGMTYLASMALDEKNSDLAGVAVVSALGDRQDQGEKKSFIGKNSEIVKAAKEQGLVDVDLDLLLVGRETRPLPDALAFTSQPFIEGLTWNRDACLSLLNSSGIKLKEGGRWRVPAELSEDEKRAVIESITKFTSGKNATDIMEELIGYTYTFPREDKMSFLRDGRDFSTMLNSCGRISKAGVGIAICMGDRNRMLREGETILTEYRKMIRNYMNVLANERWRISESQSCVMVNGEGIVPETMTGTISSLIAGSPKNAGKIVILRTNGEEGTIKFSSRKSMGCKSEVNLSLLMRNGAEKFDGVGGGHDAAAGAKITKDKLDGFLDYLESNVINV, encoded by the coding sequence ATGGGAAAAAGCCTAAGCGAATCATTATCTAGTTTTACCGATAAAATTTCAGATTGCATTAAAACAAACAAATCAATCGTTGTTACTACCCACATAGATTGTGACGGATTAACATCAGGAAGTATTATCACTAAAGCCCTCATCAGAGCAGGAGTCAAATGTACAGTTAGAACCTCAAATGAGTTTAGTCAAAATGTTATTTCTGGAATGCAAAAAGATTCTAGAGATTTTCACATTGTAACAGACCTTGGAGGAGGATTTGCAGATGAGCTTGATGCAGCATTAAATGATAATTGGTTTGTTATTGATCATCATCAAATTTCTGATGAAGAGATGGACAATGAACGAGTGATTAACGCATGGAAGTACGGCATAGATGGAGGAGTAGAGATTTGTGCAGGAGGAATGACTTACTTGGCTTCCATGGCTCTTGATGAGAAAAACTCAGATCTTGCAGGAGTGGCAGTGGTTTCAGCTTTGGGAGACAGACAGGATCAGGGAGAGAAAAAATCTTTCATAGGAAAAAACTCTGAGATTGTAAAAGCAGCCAAAGAACAAGGTTTGGTAGATGTGGACTTGGATTTGTTACTTGTTGGTAGAGAGACAAGGCCATTGCCTGATGCCTTGGCATTTACCTCACAGCCATTTATTGAAGGACTTACTTGGAATAGAGATGCCTGCTTATCATTACTAAATTCATCAGGAATTAAACTCAAAGAAGGTGGAAGATGGAGAGTTCCTGCAGAATTATCAGAAGATGAAAAAAGAGCAGTAATAGAATCAATTACAAAATTCACGTCAGGAAAGAATGCAACTGATATCATGGAGGAATTGATTGGATATACCTACACTTTTCCTAGAGAAGACAAGATGAGTTTTTTGAGAGATGGTAGAGACTTTTCAACAATGCTGAATTCATGTGGAAGGATTAGCAAGGCAGGTGTCGGAATAGCCATTTGCATGGGAGATCGAAACAGGATGCTAAGAGAGGGCGAAACTATTCTAACAGAGTATCGAAAGATGATAAGAAATTACATGAATGTTTTAGCCAATGAAAGATGGAGAATTTCTGAAAGTCAGTCATGTGTCATGGTCAATGGAGAAGGCATAGTACCAGAAACAATGACAGGTACAATCTCATCGCTAATTGCAGGTTCTCCAAAGAATGCTGGAAAGATAGTCATTTTGAGAACAAATGGAGAAGAGGGCACGATAAAATTCTCTTCTAGAAAATCTATGGGTTGCAAATCAGAAGTAAATCTAAGCTTACTCATGAGAAATGGTGCAGAAAAATTTGACGGAGTAGGTGGAGGACATGATGCAGCAGCAGGTGCAAAAATAACTAAAGACAAATTGGATGGATTTTTGGATTATTTGGAATCAAATGTCATTAACGTGTAG
- a CDS encoding serine--tRNA ligase: MLDPKFIRENVEEIRSMLEARCVNFDLEKLLDSDQKRRDFIIKTDELRQKKNQVALQIAQKKKSGEDASEILNEMKTVSEKLAKLEMEQNEIERDFAKLAYTIPNLIHESVPKGKDETANKEIRAWGNPPKFDFKIHDHIDISADLDLVDLERAAKVAGARFYYLKNDLVRLNQALINYALDFLNKKNYSLIQPPYMIKKESMEGAVISEDFEEVIYKIQDEDLYLIGTSEHAMAAMHSGEIMDGNTLPIRYAGVSPCFRKEAGAHGRDQKGIFRVHQFEKIEQFVFARPEDSWKEHERMLSIAEEFYQSLEIPHRVMLLSSADMGKVSAKTYDIEAWMAGQNSFREIVSCSNCLDYQARRLKIRFRDKTNEDTQFLHTLNSTLVATSRVLVSLLENFQTKDGHVSIPKILRNYIGKDSI, translated from the coding sequence ATGCTAGACCCAAAATTTATCAGAGAAAATGTAGAAGAAATTCGCTCGATGCTAGAAGCCCGTTGTGTGAATTTTGATCTAGAAAAATTATTAGATTCAGATCAGAAACGGCGTGATTTCATAATCAAAACTGATGAGCTGCGACAAAAGAAAAACCAAGTTGCATTACAAATAGCTCAAAAGAAAAAGTCAGGAGAGGATGCATCAGAAATCCTCAATGAGATGAAGACAGTTTCTGAAAAACTTGCAAAATTGGAGATGGAGCAAAATGAGATAGAAAGGGATTTTGCCAAACTCGCATATACTATTCCAAATTTAATTCACGAGTCAGTACCTAAAGGAAAAGATGAAACTGCAAATAAAGAAATCAGAGCTTGGGGAAACCCGCCAAAATTTGATTTTAAAATTCATGACCATATTGATATTTCAGCAGACTTGGATCTTGTGGATTTGGAGAGAGCTGCAAAGGTAGCAGGGGCCAGATTCTATTATTTGAAAAATGATCTAGTGAGATTAAATCAAGCATTGATAAATTACGCATTGGATTTTCTTAACAAGAAAAACTATTCGCTAATTCAGCCACCATATATGATAAAAAAAGAATCAATGGAAGGCGCAGTAATCTCTGAGGACTTTGAGGAAGTAATATACAAAATTCAAGATGAAGACCTATACCTTATAGGTACATCAGAGCACGCGATGGCTGCAATGCACTCAGGGGAGATCATGGATGGAAATACTTTACCAATCAGATATGCTGGAGTCAGTCCATGTTTTAGAAAAGAAGCAGGAGCACATGGAAGAGATCAGAAAGGAATTTTCCGAGTTCATCAATTTGAAAAGATTGAACAATTTGTATTTGCAAGACCAGAAGATTCATGGAAAGAGCATGAACGAATGTTATCTATTGCAGAAGAATTTTACCAAAGTTTAGAAATTCCACATAGAGTTATGTTGCTTTCAAGTGCAGATATGGGAAAAGTTTCAGCAAAGACATATGATATTGAAGCTTGGATGGCAGGACAAAATTCATTTCGAGAGATCGTATCTTGCTCTAATTGTCTAGATTATCAAGCAAGACGTCTAAAGATAAGATTTCGAGATAAAACCAATGAGGACACACAATTTCTTCATACACTAAATAGTACGTTAGTGGCAACCTCTCGAGTTTTAGTTTCTTTATTGGAAAATTTCCAAACAAAAGATGGACATGTTTCCATTCCAAAAATTTTAAGAAATTATATCGGCAAAGATTCAATTTAA
- a CDS encoding 30S ribosomal protein S3ae produces MARRKTKVKDKWREKKWITVLAPDSFNNVPVAYVPITDEENAVGRVFEVTLFDILKGDPSQHQYKMYFQLHKIQDDKATTIFKRYEYAKEFLRSLVRRGSSKINFIIDAKTKDGHVFRLKVLALTHRQLNTSRKHALRLIAKDVIEKTVPQMTIDQFVQATCYGKINSDIMAAAKKLIRMRHVGLEKVKLVRTAEKEVALLQA; encoded by the coding sequence TTGGCACGAAGAAAGACTAAGGTTAAGGACAAATGGAGAGAGAAAAAATGGATTACAGTATTAGCTCCAGATTCATTTAACAATGTTCCAGTAGCCTATGTTCCTATTACTGATGAGGAAAATGCTGTTGGCAGAGTCTTTGAAGTTACATTATTTGATATTCTAAAGGGAGATCCATCACAACACCAATACAAGATGTATTTCCAGTTACACAAAATTCAAGATGATAAAGCAACAACTATCTTCAAAAGATACGAGTATGCAAAAGAATTTTTACGAAGTCTTGTTAGACGAGGCTCCTCAAAAATCAATTTCATTATTGATGCAAAGACCAAAGACGGACATGTTTTCAGATTAAAGGTTTTAGCATTAACACACAGACAGTTAAACACATCTAGAAAACATGCTTTAAGATTGATTGCAAAGGATGTAATAGAAAAGACAGTACCTCAAATGACAATAGACCAATTTGTTCAAGCAACATGTTATGGAAAGATTAATTCTGATATTATGGCAGCAGCAAAGAAGCTAATCAGAATGAGACATGTTGGACTAGAAAAAGTCAAACTTGTAAGAACTGCCGAAAAGGAAGTAGCATTACTTCAAGCCTAA
- a CDS encoding exosome protein — MGNKTEVTIDVIIHATEDMVKFQETFQDVFSITPEEFSTQIVSGHYDNPITIMTTKIVKEQAMGFVETLTSMMSKEQMDEIISNLDSMIDNSTLYLRISKQDFVENKITFQEENAIKIKIYTPIYSKKNTIKAFTDLLKKSI; from the coding sequence ATGGGAAACAAAACTGAAGTTACTATTGATGTAATTATTCACGCAACTGAGGACATGGTAAAATTTCAGGAAACTTTTCAAGATGTCTTTTCTATAACTCCAGAGGAGTTTTCTACTCAGATTGTTTCAGGGCATTATGATAATCCAATTACTATCATGACTACAAAAATTGTTAAAGAACAGGCAATGGGTTTTGTTGAAACCCTTACTTCAATGATGAGTAAAGAACAGATGGATGAGATCATTTCAAATCTTGATTCCATGATTGATAATTCTACACTTTATTTGAGAATCAGCAAACAAGATTTTGTGGAAAATAAAATTACGTTTCAAGAGGAGAATGCAATAAAGATAAAAATTTACACTCCAATCTATTCGAAAAAAAATACTATCAAAGCATTTACCGATTTGCTCAAAAAATCCATCTAG
- a CDS encoding NAD(P)/FAD-dependent oxidoreductase, which produces MADYDVIIAGGGLAGTIAAQSVSHYSKQGLKILVVDRNSSFLPGRKSVGGWICGDAVSKEAVDYMSERIKVNWTDPEIEHKVKGVMAFSPNRETSIPFDGDGYMLNRQKLPERQNERSMKMGINFDFEINLTGLIYDGSQVVGVQGVDNKNKQPYKKTAKIVIDATGITSMLRNQIQNTTKIERKVDRRDVESTGRHIMYFENGEEDLSEFDPDYCIIHLDQDIAPGGYGWVFPKGKNKVNIGLGVEKTLLDKRNKRLGKNDNVSMLIDQYVARNRAIKNPKLSTDPEDKNNATGNFQVSVRRQNDCLVANGYMLVGDAAWMPKPLDAGGIGPALVAGTIIGKCAVEAIQKGDVTEKGLWNYNKEFINEYGYKTAGLEVFRRLIQTLTNEQIDYGMKHFLGNLDVEAISKGEHPDFSALGKLGMIIRGALNKKLADGLRFTTQQNRWLTEHYYNYPDSPEGFADWSQKLHKVLDESNAKLEQFQN; this is translated from the coding sequence GTGGCCGATTATGATGTCATTATAGCTGGAGGAGGATTAGCAGGAACAATTGCTGCACAATCAGTATCTCACTATTCTAAACAAGGACTAAAAATTCTAGTTGTTGACAGAAACTCTAGTTTTCTACCAGGTAGAAAAAGTGTAGGAGGATGGATTTGTGGTGATGCAGTAAGCAAAGAAGCTGTAGACTACATGTCAGAAAGAATCAAGGTGAATTGGACGGATCCTGAGATTGAACACAAAGTAAAAGGAGTCATGGCATTTTCTCCTAACAGAGAAACATCAATTCCTTTTGATGGGGACGGTTACATGCTAAATCGTCAAAAACTCCCAGAAAGGCAAAACGAGCGTTCCATGAAAATGGGAATTAACTTTGATTTTGAGATTAATCTTACAGGTCTAATTTATGATGGAAGTCAAGTAGTTGGCGTTCAAGGAGTGGATAATAAAAATAAGCAGCCTTACAAAAAAACTGCAAAGATAGTGATTGATGCAACTGGAATTACATCAATGCTAAGAAATCAAATTCAAAACACAACTAAAATTGAAAGAAAGGTAGACAGAAGAGATGTGGAATCCACAGGCAGGCACATCATGTATTTTGAAAATGGTGAAGAAGACCTATCTGAATTTGACCCAGATTATTGTATCATACATTTAGACCAAGATATCGCACCAGGTGGATATGGTTGGGTATTTCCAAAAGGCAAAAACAAAGTAAACATCGGTCTAGGTGTTGAAAAAACTCTTCTTGATAAACGAAATAAGCGCTTAGGAAAAAACGATAACGTATCAATGTTGATTGATCAATATGTAGCACGAAACAGAGCTATCAAAAATCCCAAGCTTTCAACTGATCCAGAAGATAAGAATAATGCAACTGGAAATTTCCAGGTGTCAGTTAGAAGACAAAACGACTGCCTAGTAGCTAATGGATACATGTTGGTTGGAGATGCTGCATGGATGCCAAAACCATTAGATGCCGGAGGAATTGGTCCTGCACTAGTAGCTGGCACAATTATTGGAAAATGTGCTGTAGAGGCAATTCAAAAAGGAGACGTTACAGAAAAAGGACTGTGGAATTACAATAAAGAATTCATCAACGAATATGGATACAAAACTGCAGGTCTTGAGGTATTTAGAAGATTAATTCAGACATTAACAAATGAACAGATTGACTATGGAATGAAACACTTTTTGGGAAACTTGGATGTTGAAGCAATTTCCAAAGGGGAGCACCCAGACTTTAGTGCACTTGGGAAACTTGGAATGATTATCAGAGGAGCACTAAACAAAAAATTAGCCGACGGCCTAAGATTTACTACACAGCAAAACAGATGGTTAACAGAACATTATTACAATTATCCAGATTCGCCTGAAGGATTTGCAGATTGGAGTCAAAAATTACACAAAGTTCTTGATGAATCTAATGCCAAACTAGAACAATTTCAAAACTAA
- a CDS encoding AAA family ATPase encodes MLQEASYLDWNDSFKILNKAYESGLFVLIIGPKGTGKTTLVRDFAKSKSVPLESINFSLRTRESHLVGTKTLNDGSIGFDEGILIKSMREGNILYLDELNSAEADVLLRLDEALDDRRQIVLKESTGEVVNAKEGWFVVATINPLTHVGTKELPPQLLSRFPVRIRLEYPPEEIELEIIKKYVSASHQDSLKQGIKLANTLRQAAAVEELYYSPSLRESIAFGKMLDSGVAPKEAANIVFGNVYAQWGNVEYQKVSDIITSMFGN; translated from the coding sequence ATGCTACAAGAAGCAAGTTACTTAGATTGGAATGATTCTTTTAAAATTTTGAACAAGGCTTACGAATCTGGATTGTTTGTTTTAATTATTGGTCCAAAAGGAACAGGAAAGACTACTCTGGTAAGGGATTTTGCAAAGAGCAAATCAGTCCCATTAGAATCAATTAACTTTAGCCTTAGAACAAGAGAAAGCCATTTGGTGGGAACAAAAACACTCAATGATGGATCAATAGGATTTGATGAGGGAATACTAATCAAGTCAATGAGGGAAGGAAACATACTATATCTTGATGAGCTAAATTCTGCAGAAGCAGATGTTCTTTTGAGATTAGATGAAGCCTTGGATGATAGACGACAAATTGTGCTAAAGGAATCCACAGGAGAAGTTGTCAATGCAAAGGAAGGGTGGTTTGTTGTAGCTACAATTAATCCCTTAACTCATGTTGGAACAAAGGAACTTCCACCTCAACTGCTTAGTAGATTTCCAGTGAGAATAAGACTAGAATATCCTCCAGAGGAAATTGAACTAGAAATAATAAAAAAATATGTCTCAGCATCACATCAAGATTCCTTAAAGCAGGGAATAAAATTGGCAAATACATTACGACAAGCAGCTGCAGTTGAAGAATTGTATTATTCTCCAAGTTTGAGAGAGAGTATTGCATTTGGGAAGATGCTAGATTCTGGAGTAGCCCCAAAAGAAGCTGCAAACATTGTTTTTGGTAACGTGTATGCTCAATGGGGAAATGTGGAATATCAAAAAGTAAGCGACATCATTACCTCCATGTTTGGTAATTAG
- a CDS encoding VWA domain-containing protein — protein sequence MQSLQIRNDSLVEIATFLARRWSEKENITVEFSDKSETKTLLRESRIILVPFEKLSGDDFQRYRQFRTALWYESMRVKLCKKILSNDHAFGFILNTIETRRIELLGRKIWKGMDEELIFNYAFMWNYRPMLNTVYGKARMVEALYQYFLFGDVKGEIQPSHLERIKKASSYASEILQYSIKNDLDTNWLETKIPEIIKILDIDSLMTIPVALPWIKPGMALTEEELLKALIKVSKNRESDFGKIDHEAAFRGKNIFEEYKVLLEENKKNQNKGLGTETIGVKIPSQTNVDETTIYDLDLINNLKIRFKDWKSGWKEQHLKTGDEFDEETYIEGHEPFFTDQKKVIKTKIVILLDHSSSISSQQLEYKKATLALCEVLSYLKINFSVYAFSTVDKAVMCWLVKPDNMKWNNICAKRLTQIIANGGTPLAEVYDKMYSVLQSKRPNVFLTLTDGEPSDPNAVRSMIKSFKSMGIKMVALGLGPNTVGATIIASNLKRLGYERTLAVSRLNDIPNRVLSVLQEQ from the coding sequence ATGCAATCATTACAAATTAGAAATGATTCTCTTGTTGAGATAGCAACCTTTCTAGCAAGACGGTGGTCTGAAAAAGAAAACATCACAGTAGAATTTTCAGACAAAAGTGAAACAAAGACCCTGCTAAGAGAAAGTCGAATTATCTTAGTACCATTTGAGAAATTAAGTGGAGATGATTTTCAAAGATATAGGCAATTTAGAACTGCTCTTTGGTATGAATCAATGAGAGTGAAATTATGTAAGAAGATTCTCAGCAACGATCATGCGTTTGGGTTTATTCTCAATACAATTGAAACAAGAAGGATTGAGCTTTTAGGAAGAAAGATTTGGAAAGGAATGGATGAAGAATTAATCTTCAATTATGCCTTCATGTGGAATTACAGACCCATGTTAAACACAGTATATGGAAAAGCAAGAATGGTAGAAGCACTCTATCAATACTTTTTATTTGGTGATGTAAAAGGAGAAATTCAACCTAGTCATCTTGAGAGAATTAAGAAAGCCTCTTCATACGCGTCTGAAATTCTACAATATTCAATTAAAAATGATCTCGATACAAATTGGTTAGAAACAAAAATTCCTGAAATAATAAAAATTCTCGATATTGATTCATTGATGACTATACCAGTTGCATTACCATGGATAAAACCAGGAATGGCCCTTACAGAAGAGGAATTACTAAAAGCTTTGATCAAAGTTTCAAAAAATCGGGAAAGTGATTTTGGAAAAATTGATCACGAGGCTGCATTTCGTGGAAAAAATATTTTTGAGGAATACAAAGTTCTCTTGGAAGAAAATAAAAAAAATCAAAATAAAGGATTAGGTACAGAAACGATTGGAGTCAAGATCCCATCCCAAACAAATGTTGATGAAACAACAATCTATGATTTGGATTTAATTAATAATCTAAAAATTCGATTCAAAGATTGGAAATCTGGTTGGAAAGAACAGCATCTAAAAACAGGTGATGAGTTTGATGAAGAAACATACATTGAGGGGCATGAGCCATTTTTTACTGATCAAAAAAAGGTAATAAAAACAAAAATTGTAATTTTGTTGGATCATTCATCAAGTATTTCCTCTCAACAATTAGAATACAAAAAGGCAACCTTAGCTTTATGTGAAGTATTATCATATTTGAAAATTAATTTTTCTGTTTATGCATTTAGTACTGTGGATAAAGCGGTGATGTGTTGGTTAGTAAAACCTGATAATATGAAGTGGAATAATATATGCGCAAAACGCCTTACTCAAATTATTGCAAATGGTGGAACTCCACTTGCCGAAGTGTATGATAAAATGTATTCTGTATTACAATCCAAAAGACCAAATGTTTTTTTGACTTTAACTGATGGAGAGCCGTCAGATCCTAATGCAGTCCGTTCCATGATTAAATCATTCAAATCAATGGGAATCAAGATGGTTGCACTAGGATTAGGTCCAAACACCGTTGGTGCAACAATTATTGCAAGCAATCTCAAGCGCTTGGGTTATGAAAGAACTTTGGCAGTCAGTAGATTAAACGATATTCCAAATAGAGTTCTTTCTGTTTTACAGGAGCAATAA
- a CDS encoding pyridoxal-phosphate dependent enzyme, whose amino-acid sequence MKEVDTKLLERFKEGIWSKVPHLDEQGHKVINATPLVNLTEDLKECAKSVFKLNLSDKDLSIYGKFDSKLPTGSIKVRPAVHIMYNAIMAGHLKSGQTVIEATSGNFGIALGQLSKLGLTVVALVSRKLQEGVFKELRNEKIRIMDLDMDICPAPGMKDNPNVLAAKATAANIRSQLVELGFDPVPFDNASKEIESLLAAQDIINLAKFLAKIYGLFCPEQYDNQQNIEVHRTITAPEIDQQLHEEGKSLGDYQVVCSFGTGGTSGGISKYISEKYGKKSVHVVFPPAGQDVAGIRTKDKASGLTLFQPDIYAGQYEIDFEQAKHLLKFFVDKGYDIGESSALALYAVIQMANFGSVGNFVVIIADGIDKYRKHLEEMSKNQKRTQITLQEAASQIDNYDKIIWVHTQYTPKEEGVEIIAKSLGVDKSKIVVPKARTIGELLQTQQIPEELNKELNGSKGKSLLVCMAGNTSLMAVNVLASKGVVTESLTGGITNLPEGRGRNPGDYIKAATE is encoded by the coding sequence ATGAAAGAAGTTGACACAAAGCTTCTTGAACGATTCAAAGAAGGGATTTGGAGTAAAGTTCCTCATCTAGATGAACAGGGTCACAAAGTCATTAATGCGACTCCTCTAGTCAATCTCACTGAAGATTTGAAGGAATGTGCGAAAAGCGTCTTTAAACTCAACTTATCAGACAAGGATTTGAGCATTTATGGTAAATTTGATTCTAAATTACCAACAGGCTCTATCAAAGTAAGGCCTGCAGTACACATTATGTACAATGCAATAATGGCAGGTCATCTCAAGAGTGGTCAAACAGTAATAGAGGCAACATCAGGTAATTTTGGAATAGCTTTAGGACAATTATCAAAGCTTGGATTAACAGTAGTTGCTCTAGTATCAAGAAAATTACAAGAAGGTGTTTTCAAGGAATTAAGAAATGAAAAAATTCGAATCATGGATTTAGATATGGATATCTGTCCCGCTCCAGGAATGAAAGATAATCCAAATGTTTTAGCAGCAAAGGCAACTGCAGCAAACATTCGTTCACAATTAGTAGAATTAGGTTTTGATCCTGTACCATTTGATAATGCAAGTAAAGAGATTGAATCACTTTTAGCTGCACAAGATATTATTAATTTAGCAAAGTTTCTTGCAAAGATATACGGATTATTTTGTCCAGAGCAGTATGATAATCAGCAAAATATCGAAGTTCACCGTACCATCACTGCCCCCGAGATTGACCAGCAATTACATGAAGAAGGAAAATCACTTGGCGATTATCAAGTTGTTTGTTCTTTTGGAACAGGTGGTACATCAGGCGGTATCAGCAAATACATTTCAGAAAAATATGGTAAAAAATCAGTTCACGTTGTATTTCCTCCAGCAGGTCAAGATGTCGCAGGAATCAGAACAAAAGACAAAGCATCAGGGTTAACATTGTTTCAGCCTGACATTTATGCAGGACAGTATGAAATAGATTTTGAGCAGGCAAAACATCTCCTAAAATTTTTTGTTGACAAAGGATACGATATTGGGGAGAGTAGTGCACTTGCATTATATGCGGTAATCCAAATGGCAAATTTTGGAAGTGTAGGAAATTTTGTAGTAATCATTGCAGATGGGATTGACAAATATAGAAAGCACTTGGAAGAGATGTCAAAAAATCAAAAACGAACTCAGATTACTCTACAAGAAGCAGCATCACAAATTGACAATTACGATAAAATCATCTGGGTGCACACTCAATATACTCCAAAGGAAGAAGGAGTTGAAATTATTGCCAAATCCCTCGGAGTAGATAAATCAAAGATTGTAGTGCCTAAAGCTAGAACAATTGGGGAATTACTTCAAACACAGCAGATCCCTGAAGAATTAAACAAGGAATTGAATGGTTCCAAGGGAAAGTCATTATTGGTCTGCATGGCAGGAAATACTTCGCTGATGGCAGTCAACGTTCTTGCAAGCAAGGGCGTAGTAACAGAAAGTTTGACTGGAGGAATTACAAATTTGCCTGAAGGTAGAGGTAGAAACCCAGGTGATTATATCAAAGCAGCAACTGAATAA